A genome region from Gadus chalcogrammus isolate NIFS_2021 chromosome 5, NIFS_Gcha_1.0, whole genome shotgun sequence includes the following:
- the cln8 gene encoding protein CLN8, protein MTIEARVPPLSLDDSSGQSNMDYYTLDVRLHLVGLGFAFYTVVFIICHLLSVVLSRTYRSLLTKEKVFWNLAATRAVFGIQSTIAGLCVLTKDSAVSRDQVSGKDDFSWFNVLTATGFFFFENMALHASNVVFRSFDLPLATHHFFALSGYVSLLIWDPLGHFLPMITLLLEVSTPFTCISWMLLKAGWARSMFWRANQWVMIHMFHCRMVLTYYMWWVSWSHWTAINAIYPLVPRTLYFTGLALLTVVLNPIWTHKKTMQLLNPVDWNFSNKPAPNGSAAGEPFRRPSKPHTS, encoded by the exons ATGACCATTGAGGCACGAGTACCCCCGCTGTCTCTCGATGACAGCTCTGGCCAGTCCAACATGGACTACTATACGCTAGACGTCCGTCTTCACCTCGTAGGTCTTGGGTTTGCTTTCTACACGGTAGTATTTATAATCTGCCACCTCTTGTCAGTGGTGCTTTCTCGGACATACCGTTCCCTTCTCACCAAGGAGAAGGTGTTCTGGAACCTGGCTGCTACGAGGGCGGTGTTTGGGATCCAGAGTACGATAGCGGGTCTCTGTGTTCTGACCAAGGACTCAGCGGTGTCCAGAGACCAAGTGAGTGGCAAAGATGACTTTTCGTGGTTTAACGTGCTCACTGCCACGGGGTTCTTCTTTTTTGAGAATATGGCACTCCACGCCTCCAATGTGGTTTTCCGATCCTTCGACCTCCCCTTGGCGACGCATCACTTCTTCGCCCTGTCTGGATATGTCAGCCTGCTGATATGGGACCCCTTGGGCCACTTCCTGCCCATGATTACACTCTTGCTTGAAGTGAGCACGCCGTTCACCTGCATATCCTGGATGTTACTGAAG GCCGGCTGGGCGCGCAGCATGTTCTGGAGGGCCAACCAGTGGGTGATGATCCACATGTTCCACTGCCGCATGGTGCTCACCTACTACATGTGGTGGGTCAGCTGGAGCCACTGGACGGCCATCAACGCCATCTACCCCCTGGTCCCTCGCACCCTATACTTCACGGGCCTGGCCCTCCTCACGGTGGTCCTGAACCCCATCTGGACTCACAAGAAGACCATGCAGCTGCTGAACCCCGTGGACTGGAACTTCAGCAACAAGCCCGCGCCCAACGGCTCGGCGGCGGGGGAGCCGTTTAGGCGCCCCTCTAAACCCCACACCAGCTGA